The Fibrobacter sp. UWR4 nucleotide sequence GTGGGGTGTTTGAGGGAAAGCGGTGGTCGGGTGTTGCTTGGTTCTTTTCTACTATTTAGGTGTAAAAGTATGAGGAAAACTTTATGAAGTTCGGTTTGTTGAAAGTTTTTGCGCTGGTAAGCATTGTTCCGCTCGCTGTTGCGCTCAATGCCTGCGGCGATGATAGTTCCACTAGCGGGTCTAGCGATGGCAGCAACCGTGGTGGAATTCCTGACACCGTCGAGACATTCATGGAACTGTCGGACTATGACTGCGGCAAGAGTCAGAAGTGCGTTGCCACCTACCTGACGGAATACCATGACATGGCTGTGTGCGATGGTAACAACGGCTGGGTCATCGGGACCCTCATCGAGAAGATGGACTGCGATTTCTCTTCATCGAGTGACAAGTCGAGCGATAGCAAGTCCAACGATCCCGCCGGAGTGACCGACGACTCCAGCGACAGCAAGGACGAAGCAATCTCCAGCAGCAGTTCCTCCAATTCGTCGTCGTCCGGTCCCGCCGCGGGAACTCTGACCTACGGCGGACAAACGTACAGGACGGTGGTCATCGGTGCGCAGACATGGATGGCCGAGAACCTGAACTACGAATACAAGGTGAACGGTTCGACCTACGGCAACTGGTGCTACAACGACAGCGCCCTGTACTGCGAACGGTACGGGCGCCTCTACACTTGGGCCGCGGCGATGGATTCGGCGACGACAGGCTGCGGCTACGGCGCGACTTGCGAAACGGACGCCGGCGCGGTGCAGGGTATCTGCCCCGACGGCTGGCATTTGCCTAGCCGTGCGGAATGGGATACGCTGATCGCGTTTGTCGGCGGAGAGGACGTGGCGGGGAGACGGCTTAGGTCGATCTCGGGGTGGTATGACAATGCAAACGGCGACGACGGCTACGGCTTCTCGGCGCTCCCTTCCGGAATAAGGCACGGCAACGGGGGCTTCAACAACGCGGGCCAAAACGCGAACTTCTGGTCCTCCTCCGAGAGCAGCCCGGACAGTTCGTCCCAAATGTATATGTACTACACCGTCCGAAGCGCAGGTCTGGTCGACAATGCCAAGAATAAGGCATTCTCAGTCCGCTGCGTCAAGGACTAAAGCATGTTCCGTGGCTGAACGAACGACTCGCATCGCGAGTCGATAGCGCAAGAGGGCCGGCCCGCCAGGGCAACGCCCAAAACATCGCCCCCTGTCGCCTATAGTTTGCAAAGTGAAATTTTTTCGCGCCCCGCCTTGACACCGCCCAAACTTTTGTATAAATTTAGTAGTGAACAAAAGAACACTAATTAAACCGTCGCTTTTTTAGCCTGTAGCGACTGGAGGAAAGTATGAATAGAAAATTCAAGCCCATCGAGGAGTTGACCATCAGGGACAACTTCATGTTCGTAAAAGTCTTCAGCGACGAGGAAATCGCCAAGCCGTTTCTCAAGGCCCTT carries:
- a CDS encoding fibrobacter succinogenes major paralogous domain-containing protein, translating into MKFGLLKVFALVSIVPLAVALNACGDDSSTSGSSDGSNRGGIPDTVETFMELSDYDCGKSQKCVATYLTEYHDMAVCDGNNGWVIGTLIEKMDCDFSSSSDKSSDSKSNDPAGVTDDSSDSKDEAISSSSSSNSSSSGPAAGTLTYGGQTYRTVVIGAQTWMAENLNYEYKVNGSTYGNWCYNDSALYCERYGRLYTWAAAMDSATTGCGYGATCETDAGAVQGICPDGWHLPSRAEWDTLIAFVGGEDVAGRRLRSISGWYDNANGDDGYGFSALPSGIRHGNGGFNNAGQNANFWSSSESSPDSSSQMYMYYTVRSAGLVDNAKNKAFSVRCVKD